The Muntiacus reevesi chromosome 7, mMunRee1.1, whole genome shotgun sequence genome includes a region encoding these proteins:
- the DMAC2L gene encoding ATP synthase subunit s, mitochondrial isoform X2 encodes MMLFGKISQQLCGLKKLPWSCDSRHFWGWLNAVFNKVDHDRIRDVGPDRAASEWLLRCGAMVRYHGQERWQKDYNHLPTGPLDRYKIQAIDATESCIMSIGFDHMEGLQFVEKIRLCKCHYIEDGCLERLSQLENLQKSMLEMEIISCGNITDKGIIALHHFRNLKYLFLSDLPGVKEKEKIVQAFKTSLPSLELKLDLK; translated from the exons ATGATGCTGTTTGGAAAAATTTCCCAGCAGCTCTGTGGCTTAAAGAAACTCCCATGGTCATGTGACTCCCGACACTTCTGGGGCTGGTTGAATGCAGTGTTTAATAA AGTGGATCACGACCGCATCAGGGACGTTGGTCCCGACAGGGCGGCGTCCGAGTGGCTGTTGCGCTGCGGGGCCATGGTGCGCTACCACGGCCAGGAGCGGTGGCAGAAGGACTACAACCATCTCCCAACAGGCCCGCTGGACAGATACAAGATTCAGGCGATTGATGCCACCGAGTCCTGCATCATGAGCATTGGATTTGATCACATGG AAGGCCTACAGTTTGTTGAAAAAATAAGACTATGCAAGTGTCACTATATTGAGGATGGTTGTTTGGAGAGACTTAGTCAACTTGAAAATTTACAAAAAAGCATGTtggaaatggaaataatttcatGTGGGAATATCACAGACAAAGGTATCATTGCTTTGCATCATTTCAG gAACCTCAAGTATTTGTTTCTAAGTGATCTTCCtggagtaaaagaaaaagaaaaaattgttcaAGCCTTTAAGACATCACTGCCTTCTCTGGAGCTAAAATTAGACTTgaagtaa
- the DMAC2L gene encoding ATP synthase subunit s, mitochondrial isoform X1, producing MDTRWRHCRRTPTEDRTSITMSRLGGTIETIQFCLSFAAKETKKQTAVTCSVTIEEQMMLFGKISQQLCGLKKLPWSCDSRHFWGWLNAVFNKVDHDRIRDVGPDRAASEWLLRCGAMVRYHGQERWQKDYNHLPTGPLDRYKIQAIDATESCIMSIGFDHMEGLQFVEKIRLCKCHYIEDGCLERLSQLENLQKSMLEMEIISCGNITDKGIIALHHFRNLKYLFLSDLPGVKEKEKIVQAFKTSLPSLELKLDLK from the exons ATGGACACCAGGTGGCGCCACTGCAGGCGGACTCCAACTGAAGATCGAACAAGTATTACAATGTCAAGGCTGGGAGGAACCATAGAGACCATCCAATTCTGTCTCTCCTTTgcagcaaaagaaaccaaaaaacaaacagcagtAACTTGCTCAGTAACTATTGAG GAGCAAATGATGCTGTTTGGAAAAATTTCCCAGCAGCTCTGTGGCTTAAAGAAACTCCCATGGTCATGTGACTCCCGACACTTCTGGGGCTGGTTGAATGCAGTGTTTAATAA AGTGGATCACGACCGCATCAGGGACGTTGGTCCCGACAGGGCGGCGTCCGAGTGGCTGTTGCGCTGCGGGGCCATGGTGCGCTACCACGGCCAGGAGCGGTGGCAGAAGGACTACAACCATCTCCCAACAGGCCCGCTGGACAGATACAAGATTCAGGCGATTGATGCCACCGAGTCCTGCATCATGAGCATTGGATTTGATCACATGG AAGGCCTACAGTTTGTTGAAAAAATAAGACTATGCAAGTGTCACTATATTGAGGATGGTTGTTTGGAGAGACTTAGTCAACTTGAAAATTTACAAAAAAGCATGTtggaaatggaaataatttcatGTGGGAATATCACAGACAAAGGTATCATTGCTTTGCATCATTTCAG gAACCTCAAGTATTTGTTTCTAAGTGATCTTCCtggagtaaaagaaaaagaaaaaattgttcaAGCCTTTAAGACATCACTGCCTTCTCTGGAGCTAAAATTAGACTTgaagtaa